One Neoarius graeffei isolate fNeoGra1 chromosome 19, fNeoGra1.pri, whole genome shotgun sequence genomic region harbors:
- the ubqln4 gene encoding ubiquilin-4, with protein MAENSGTDPAVDRNAEENDATSGTIIMVTVKTPKDKEEIAISEDASVAQFKEEISKRFKAKQDQLVLIFAGKILKDGDTLTQHGIKDGLTVHLVIKTAQKATGGGSTAASSSSGAPQVSSGTAPTANASPAGNLGTSQGSGPSPAPSQPSNIFTGFGDLSSLANLGMGSANFMELQQQMQRQLMSNPEMLSQIMENPLVQNMMSNPDLMRQMIMANPQMQQLMERNPEISHMLNNPELMRQTMELARNPAMMQEMMRNQDRALSNLESIPGGYNALRRMYTDIQEPMFSAAREQFGNNPFSALGGNTDNSGAQPSRTENREPLPNPWGPPETSSSGTATSSSSTTSSTTPSVSNPLGINSASLGSGIFNSPGMQSLMQQISENPQLMQNMLSAPYMRSMMQSLAQNPDIASQVLMNNPLFAGNPQLQEQMRHQLPVFLQQMQNPEALSVMTNPRAMQALMQIQQGLQTLQTEAPGLMPSLIPGGVPSGIPTGVNVTSSESAPPPTSGQGSTPAAGTNSSQQQLMQQMLQMFAGGSAATQTPEVRFQQQLEQLSAMGFINREANLQALIATGGDINAAIERLLGSQPS; from the exons ATGGCGGAGAACAGTGGCACGGATCCTGCTGTGGACAGGAACGCCGAGGAAAATGATGCAACCAGCGGGACCATTATAATGGTCACGGTCAAAACACCTAAGGATAAGGAGGAAATAGCGATCTCAGAAGACGCGTCTGTTGCACAG TTCAAAGAGGAAATATCCAAAAGGTTCAAGGCAAAGCAGGACCAGTTAGTCTTGATCTTTGCTGGCAAAATCCTGAAAGACGGCGACACACTGACTCAGCATGGCATTAAGGATGGCCTCACtgttcatcttgtcatcaaaactGCACAAAA GGCCACAGGTGGAGGTTCCACGGCTGCTTCATCCAGCTCTGGTGCGCCGCAGGTCAGCAGCGGCACTGCACCCACTGCAAACGCCAGTCCAGCTGGCAACCTGGGCACATCGCAGGGCAGCGGGCCATcgccggctccctcacagccaTCCAACATATTCA CTGGCTTCGGTGACCTGTCCAGTCTGGCCAACCTGGGCATGGGCTCAGCTAACTTCATGGAGCTCCAGCAGCAGATGCAGCGGCAGCTCATGTCCAACCCCGAGATGCTCTCGCAAATCATGGAGAACCCACTGGTTCAGAACATGATGTCCAACCCAGACTTGATGAGGCAGATGATCATGGCCAATCCGCAGATGCAGCAGCTGATGGAGCGAAACCCCGAGATTTCACACATGCTCAATAACCCTGAGCTGATGAGACAG ACAATGGAGTTGGCGAGGAACCCTGCCATGATGCAAGAGATGATGCGTAACCAGGACCGGGCGCTTAGCAACCTCGAGAGCATCCCCGGAGGATACAACGCTCTCCGGAGGATGTACACAGACATCCAGGAGCCCATGTTTAGCGCTGCACGCGAGCAG TTTGGAAACAATCCCTTCTCAGCCTTAGGTGGGAACACGGACAACTCGGGGGCTCAGCCCTCCAGGACCGAGAACCGAGAGCCACTGCCAAATCCATGGGGACCGCCTGAGACCAGTTCTTCTGGGACTGCCACCTCTAGCAGCTCTACCACAAGCTCCACCACCCCCAGTGTCTCCAATCCCCTGGGCATCAACTCTGCCAGCTTGGGCTCCG GTATATTCAACAGCCCTGGCATGCAGAGCCTGATGCAGCAGATCTCGGAGAATCCTCAGCTGATGCAGAACATGCTCTCTGCTCCCTACATGCGCAGCATGATGCAGTCTCTGGCACAGAACCCTGACATCGCCTCGCAG GTGTTAATGAACAACCCTCTCTTTGCTGGAAACCCCCAGCTGCAGGAGCAGATGAGACATCAGTTGCCAGTATTTCTACAGCAG ATGCAGAACCCTGAAGCCCTCTCTGTGATGACGAACCCGAGGGCCATGCAGGCTCTGATGCAGATCCAGCAAGGCCTGCAGACCCTCCAGACCGAAGCTCCTGGACTCATGCCCAG TCTGATTCCTGGAGGAGTTCCTAGCGGGATCCCCACAGGGGTTAATGTGACTTCGTCTGAGAGTGCTCCACCCCCAACTTCTGGACAAGGCTCCACCCCTGCTGCTGGAACCAACTCCTCCCAACAGCAACTCATGCAACAGATGTTACAGATGTTCGCCGGCGGAAGCGCAGCG ACCCAGACTCCGGAGGTGCGTTTCCAGCAGCAGCTGGAGCAGCTGAGTGCAATGGGCTTCATCAACAGAGAGGCCAACCTCCAGGCGCTCATCGCTACAGGAGGAGACATCAACGCCGCCATCGAAAGACTTCTCGGCTCGCAGCCATCTTAA
- the LOC132868008 gene encoding 1-phosphatidylinositol phosphodiesterase-like, whose amino-acid sequence MINYQAKCIAYTPYVFCIKPVKSNSKHISPWFLSQTGSSHRAKMKKMIVNQILCVPLLILLLAGMIKSQSLAFNDNAQLVLPESYNIGWMKELDGNTLLSDITIPATHDTMALYGGPAAECQAWTLEDQLKAGIRYLDLRVYAFENTLYLMHGIVYQHSTFSKALETLKAFLSAFPSETVLARLKPDLFDKSKVQELVSKLIEGDSNVWVNSAIPQLDEVRGKIVFVQEDSFLLGVPLLETDTKGDYKVIHVKDKEQETLQHLNQAMKECGGNSLILTYSSGTGIGTFEGMFLTPKKVAEKMDPWLYDYLQMLHAEGSALCFGIIAMDFPSFDLIQTVIKFNQ is encoded by the exons ATGATAAATTACCAGGCGAAATGTATTGCATACACACCCTATGTCTTTTGTATAAAGCCTGTGAAATCGAACAGCAAACACATTTCACCTTGGTTTCTCAGCCAGACTGGTTCATCACATCGA GCAAAGATGAAGAAAATGATTGTTAACCAAATCCTCTGTGTGCCATTACTTATTCT GTTGCTTGCTGGAATGATCAAAAGTCAAAGTTTGGCTTTCAACGATAATGCGCAGCTCGTCCTTCCAGAGTCCTACAATATCGGCTGGATGAAGGAACTGGATGGTAACACTCTCCTGTCTGATATTACCATTCCTGCAACGCATGACACTATGGCACTTTATGGAGGACCTGCGGCTGAATGCCAGGCCTGGACTCTGGAAGACCAGCTGAAGGCAGGTATCCGGTACCTGGACCTCCGAGTGTATGCTTTTGAAAACACGCTGTACCTTATGCACGGGATTGTTTACCAGCACTCGACCTTCTCCAAGGCTCTTGAAACGCTCAAGGCGTTCCTGTCGGCGTTCCCAAGTGAAACGGTTCTCGCCCGACTCAAGCCTGATTTGTTTGATAAGAGTAAAGTACAGGAATTGGTTTCAAAGCTCATTGAGGGCGATAGCAATGTTTGGGTGAACTCTGCCATACCACAACTAGATGAAGTAAGAGGCAAGATTGTCTTCGTACAGGAAGACAGTTTTCTGCTTGGAGTCCCTCTGTTGGAAACCGACACCAAAGGTGACTACAAGGTCATTCATGTTAAAGATAAAGAGCAAGAAACCTTACAGCACCTCAATCAAGCCATGAAAGAGTGTGGAGGAAATTCTCTCATCCTGACCTACTCCAGTGGCACAGGCATCGGCACGTTTGAAGGCATGTTTTTAACACCGAAAAAGGTGGCAGAAAAGATGGACCCTTGGCTATATGATTATCTGCAAATGCTGCATGCTGAGGGATCAGCACTGTGTTTCGGGATCATTGCCATGGACTTTCCAAGCTTTGACCTGATTCAAACGGTCATCAAGTTTAATCAGTAG